From Osmerus mordax isolate fOsmMor3 chromosome 7, fOsmMor3.pri, whole genome shotgun sequence:
TCAGGACCGCTGCTGACTGCACACAGGGACTGCTGCAGTTCTAACTGAACATGAAACAGAGCAGACTGGACAGAGGATGTGAGGGCTGTGGTTTTCTTCCAACTATCATGGAGCACAGtgagtaactgaacacagctaCCAACTGAACTGTCCAGTCTGGCAGAGGGTGTGAGTTGGGTGAGGTGTGGGGGTTAGTGGGGCTCACAGTCTGAGACAGAGACCAGGCTGGGACCGAGACCTGGGGATAGGGGTCCTGCCTTGATGTCCTCCCCATATTTAAGGTCAGACCTCTATAGAGGTTATCTGGTTCATCTGGGCCCTCATGGACtgaacgctgttcaggatcttcTTCTGGTGTCCAGCAAGCGTCACCCCAATTCTAAGAATGTCGCTGTAGAGAAAGTACAATCAGTACATGATGCAATGACACAGGCAAGATGGTCCGAGCAATGTTTGTGAGTAGGTGTACTGTATATCAATGAGGATGCCTGCAATACGGATGCCTACTGTATGGAGGGCAACTTACTCCATGGTCATTTGGGAGACCACGTCAAAGCTTGTGAACTCTGCATTGGCAAAGTTGTCCTTGTACTGGCCCATCTTGATGGCATCCAGCCATTCGTCCACGGTGCTGAAGGATGCAAAGTCTGGCGTGCTGCGGTCCAGCAGTGGTAGGTGAACACTGGAGAATATCACAAATGGCCAGTGAGAAAACAAACTGAACATAAATAGGTGTCAGCTACACAATGCTACTTGAGGAATATCAAGGAATTAATTAATTCTTTCCTCCATTCCTTTTTCTCATCTTAGACAAGGGGATGTGAACTGACAGAGACTAGGAAAGGAGGTCATCTGAGAGTGGGCTGAGGTGGGGTTACAGTCTGCAGTACCTTGATGAGAGAGGTGTCATGGCCTTCAGACTGTTGGGGTTACGGATCATCTTGTCCAAGGTGTTGACAATCTGGCTGAATTTGGGACGATTGTTGCGATCCTTCTGCCAGCAGTCCAGCATGAGCTGGTGCAATGCACTAGGGCAGTCCATAGGGGGCGGTAACCGATAGTCCTGTTCTATGGCGTTGATCACCTGTGTGCAAAAGAAACAGACACAATAAAAACATCAACATTTCCAAACTTTTTCATTTTACACCAATTTGATCCACAATTACTTTActttatctctcactctctgagaAGAAGTGTAAAAaggagacaaagaaaaagacaaatgagaagaagaaaaaagaagaagaatttgtagttattcttatttttttgcctttggctcAAATGATCCATGTTACTGGCTTGCAGTGCATGCTTACATCTTGATTACTCATATCCCAGTATGGCCTCTCTCCATAAGACATCACTTCCCACATCACAATTCCATAGCTCCACCCATCACTGGAGGAAGTGAATTTCCTGTACTGTATAGCTTCAGGAGCTGTCCATCGGATGGGGATCTTTCCTCCCtgacaagaaaaagaaaactgagATTACATATCCACTACCAAACTTGTGTTGACTGAGACTACCATTGACCTGAGGAAACACACTCACCAGGGCGCTAGTATAGGTGGGGTCTGAAGTGTCGTCCTCAAGAAAACGAGACAAACCAAAGTCAGACACCTTGCACACCAGGTTGCTGTTGACCAGGATGTTGCGTGCTGCCAGGTCGCGGTGGACGTAGTTCATGTCACACAAGTACTTCATGCCTGAGGCGATTCCACGCAGCATTCCCACCAGCTGGATCACCGTGAACTGGCCATCGTTTTGCTACAAtgcagaagaaagagaaagaaacactattgttgttgttttttcctctGGTGACTGAGATTTGTATGCGATTTTTCTCTCGATCCTAACTTCTCGAACCAAAAAAATGGAGATTAGGAATCTCCAGTGTTGGCCTATTATTACCCTGAGGAATGAATCCAGAGATCCGTTCTCCATGAACTCAGTGATGATCATGACAGGATTGCTCTTGGTGACCACGCCCTCCAGGTGGATTATGTTGGGGTGGTCAAACTGGCCCATAATTGCCGCCTCAGAAAGGAAGTCTCGCCTCTGTCTCTCAGTATAGCCGGCCTTGAGGGTCTTAATGGCCACCaggatctctctcttcccagggAGTCGAAGGTTCCCACTGCACACCTCCCCAAACTCTCCTAGAGGGGTCGGATGAGTATTGTTCAGGCTTATGGTTAGCTGGGATTAATACGAGCTCAGACCAGAGATACAGACCCCCACACTATGAATGCATTATCCTCCCCTGTCTGCTTGTCCTGCCATCaacatttgaatgtatttttatttattcagtGTATGCCACATAACAAAATATAATTTACCTGCACCGATGACTTGCTCAATCTTCACACACGAGCTATCTATCTCCTTGGCAAACTCTCTGACTGCCTCATTGGGGTCCTCATACGTAAATGGGTCAATGTAGATTTTCATTCCGGGGGACACTTCTCAAGAGGGAAAGATGGATGTTATATAGACAGAGTAAGATGTGGGGTCATACACAGAAAAATCTTGGCTTGGTAAATGATCAAAACTGACAATAAGTTACTCACTATGCCCACTGGTGTATTGCTGCAACTTGTCCGTATACTCAGACTCTGGTCTCTCCACAGTTCTTCTGTTaagaggaaagaagaagaaaaaaaacagtgtTAAGACCTTCATTACACAAACGCAATATAATAGTAGGGAAAACACAATCACTATAATATTAAGACTTTTGGTATTgaattgcattgtaaaagtacGAATTTCTTGTGGTAGGCCTACATGACCAAGGGATTGGCTCACCGATTGCAAACGATTACTACCACAACGATAGCGATGATGAAGACGACACCCGCAGCAGCTGAACCAATGATGAGCGGCAGTTTCTCCTGTATGCTGGACTTATATTCCTCTGCAAATACAAACAAATCCTTCAGTGATCTTAAAACAACCTACTTGACATATGTCATTGCTCAGTTGACATCAGAAAATTGATTTTTCCTTCTTTGTGAAGATGGGCGATAGTGGGATACCTTCAGTCATAGTCTGAAAATACATCTTTCCGCTGAAACGTCCAAACCCGGCCACGGTACGAGCCCGCACCTGGAACACGTAGATGGCCCCGGCCTTCAGACTGCGGATGATGGCCGTGTTGGTCTGACTCCTGACTACAGAGGAGTTCCACTCTGCCTGACTCtacaacaacaccaaagtgtACAGGACCTCTGAATGCTCCAGTGGTTTGAATACCATAACGTACCATTTGGAGATAACATAATGGTAAATGGAGCCAAACAGAAGTACAATCTTAGGTTTGAGTTGAGGTACCTTTTCATAGTACTGCAGCTCATAGTCAAGGATGAGGCCATTGGGCTGGTCAGGCTGGGACCAGGACAGGGTGATGCTGTCAGGTGTCCGGCTGACCTGGTGCATGATGGACACAGCGgatggtgctgggggtgggagacAATAAAGAGAGTGTGATGTAGAGAAGGAATCAGAGAAAAGACCAATGAAGATggaaaaaagacaaagagaggagagtgggagggaaatCAAGagcggagagatagagaaggagagacagatgcaCGAGAGTGCCTTCGTAATGAGGTCCTAATGAGGCCCTAAT
This genomic window contains:
- the ephb2a gene encoding ephrin type-B receptor 2 isoform X2, with the translated sequence MNALAFYSQMPKILVVMDLLYFLWILPTVWAVEEILMDSTTATAELGWTIYPSQGWEEVSGYDENMNTIRTYQVCNVFDINQNNWVRTKYIRRRGAQRIHVQMKFSVRDCSSIPNVPGSCKETFNLYYYESDSDTANKVSPAWMENPWIKVDTIAADESFSQVDLGGRVMKINTEVRSFGPVSRHGFYLAFQDYGACMSLIAVRVFYRKCPRVVQNGAVFSETLSGAESTSLVAARGVCVPNGEEVDVPIKLYCNGDGEWMVPIGRCMCKAGFEAVENGTVCRACVSGFFKPAQGDQKCLQCPINSRTTNEGATNCVCRNGYYRTDSDPPQMPCTTIPSAPQSVISMVNETSLRLEWSTPREAGGRDDVVYNIICKSCGGGRGGCTRCGDNVQFGPRQLGLTETRVHISDLLAHTQYTFEIQAVNGVSDQSPYSPQYSSVNITTNQAAPSAVSIMHQVSRTPDSITLSWSQPDQPNGLILDYELQYYEKSQAEWNSSVVRSQTNTAIIRSLKAGAIYVFQVRARTVAGFGRFSGKMYFQTMTEEEYKSSIQEKLPLIIGSAAAGVVFIIAIVVVVIVCNRRTVERPESEYTDKLQQYTSGHMSPGMKIYIDPFTYEDPNEAVREFAKEIDSSCVKIEQVIGAGEFGEVCSGNLRLPGKREILVAIKTLKAGYTERQRRDFLSEAAIMGQFDHPNIIHLEGVVTKSNPVMIITEFMENGSLDSFLRQNDGQFTVIQLVGMLRGIASGMKYLCDMNYVHRDLAARNILVNSNLVCKVSDFGLSRFLEDDTSDPTYTSALGGKIPIRWTAPEAIQYRKFTSSSDGWSYGIVMWEVMSYGERPYWDMSNQDVINAIEQDYRLPPPMDCPSALHQLMLDCWQKDRNNRPKFSQIVNTLDKMIRNPNSLKAMTPLSSSVHLPLLDRSTPDFASFSTVDEWLDAIKMGQYKDNFANAEFTSFDVVSQMTMDDILRIGVTLAGHQKKILNSVQSMRAQMNQITSIEV
- the ephb2a gene encoding ephrin type-B receptor 2 isoform X1, which codes for MNALAFYSQMPKILVVMDLLYFLWILPTVWAVEEILMDSTTATAELGWTIYPSQGWEEVSGYDENMNTIRTYQVCNVFDINQNNWVRTKYIRRRGAQRIHVQMKFSVRDCSSIPNVPGSCKETFNLYYYESDSDTANKVSPAWMENPWIKVDTIAADESFSQVDLGGRVMKINTEVRSFGPVSRHGFYLAFQDYGACMSLIAVRVFYRKCPRVVQNGAVFSETLSGAESTSLVAARGVCVPNGEEVDVPIKLYCNGDGEWMVPIGRCMCKAGFEAVENGTVCRACVSGFFKPAQGDQKCLQCPINSRTTNEGATNCVCRNGYYRTDSDPPQMPCTTIPSAPQSVISMVNETSLRLEWSTPREAGGRDDVVYNIICKSCGGGRGGCTRCGDNVQFGPRQLGLTETRVHISDLLAHTQYTFEIQAVNGVSDQSPYSPQYSSVNITTNQAGTEPTVASLCSMRLFLMILLTHAPAPSAVSIMHQVSRTPDSITLSWSQPDQPNGLILDYELQYYEKSQAEWNSSVVRSQTNTAIIRSLKAGAIYVFQVRARTVAGFGRFSGKMYFQTMTEEEYKSSIQEKLPLIIGSAAAGVVFIIAIVVVVIVCNRRTVERPESEYTDKLQQYTSGHMSPGMKIYIDPFTYEDPNEAVREFAKEIDSSCVKIEQVIGAGEFGEVCSGNLRLPGKREILVAIKTLKAGYTERQRRDFLSEAAIMGQFDHPNIIHLEGVVTKSNPVMIITEFMENGSLDSFLRQNDGQFTVIQLVGMLRGIASGMKYLCDMNYVHRDLAARNILVNSNLVCKVSDFGLSRFLEDDTSDPTYTSALGGKIPIRWTAPEAIQYRKFTSSSDGWSYGIVMWEVMSYGERPYWDMSNQDVINAIEQDYRLPPPMDCPSALHQLMLDCWQKDRNNRPKFSQIVNTLDKMIRNPNSLKAMTPLSSSVHLPLLDRSTPDFASFSTVDEWLDAIKMGQYKDNFANAEFTSFDVVSQMTMDDILRIGVTLAGHQKKILNSVQSMRAQMNQITSIEV
- the ephb2a gene encoding ephrin type-B receptor 2 isoform X3, whose protein sequence is MDLLYFLWILPTVWAVEEILMDSTTATAELGWTIYPSQGVSTSKWEEVSGYDENMNTIRTYQVCNVFDINQNNWVRTKYIRRRGAQRIHVQMKFSVRDCSSIPNVPGSCKETFNLYYYESDSDTANKVSPAWMENPWIKVDTIAADESFSQVDLGGRVMKINTEVRSFGPVSRHGFYLAFQDYGACMSLIAVRVFYRKCPRVVQNGAVFSETLSGAESTSLVAARGVCVPNGEEVDVPIKLYCNGDGEWMVPIGRCMCKAGFEAVENGTVCRACVSGFFKPAQGDQKCLQCPINSRTTNEGATNCVCRNGYYRTDSDPPQMPCTTIPSAPQSVISMVNETSLRLEWSTPREAGGRDDVVYNIICKSCGGGRGGCTRCGDNVQFGPRQLGLTETRVHISDLLAHTQYTFEIQAVNGVSDQSPYSPQYSSVNITTNQAAPSAVSIMHQVSRTPDSITLSWSQPDQPNGLILDYELQYYEKSQAEWNSSVVRSQTNTAIIRSLKAGAIYVFQVRARTVAGFGRFSGKMYFQTMTEEEYKSSIQEKLPLIIGSAAAGVVFIIAIVVVVIVCNRRTVERPESEYTDKLQQYTSGHMSPGMKIYIDPFTYEDPNEAVREFAKEIDSSCVKIEQVIGAGEFGEVCSGNLRLPGKREILVAIKTLKAGYTERQRRDFLSEAAIMGQFDHPNIIHLEGVVTKSNPVMIITEFMENGSLDSFLRQNDGQFTVIQLVGMLRGIASGMKYLCDMNYVHRDLAARNILVNSNLVCKVSDFGLSRFLEDDTSDPTYTSALGGKIPIRWTAPEAIQYRKFTSSSDGWSYGIVMWEVMSYGERPYWDMSNQDVINAIEQDYRLPPPMDCPSALHQLMLDCWQKDRNNRPKFSQIVNTLDKMIRNPNSLKAMTPLSSSVHLPLLDRSTPDFASFSTVDEWLDAIKMGQYKDNFANAEFTSFDVVSQMTMDDILRIGVTLAGHQKKILNSVQSMRAQMNQITSIEV